One Dictyoglomus thermophilum H-6-12 DNA window includes the following coding sequences:
- the gap gene encoding type I glyceraldehyde-3-phosphate dehydrogenase: MAVKVGINGFGRIGRQVLKALFERHDGKVEVVAVNDITDTKTLAHLFKYDSNYGVYKGEVKYTDKSIIIDGKEIRVFAEKDPANLPWKDLGVDIVIESTGLFTDAEKAKVHITSGGAKKVIISAPAKGEDITIVLGVNEEKYDPEKHHIISNASCTTNSLAPVAKVLLDNFGIEKGLMTTVHSYTNDQRILDLPHKDLRRARAAALNIIPTSTGAAKAIGRVIPELDGKMHGVALRVPTPTVSVTDLVCILQKNVTVEEVNEAFKKAAEGRMKGILGVTEEELVSMDFKGTTYSTVVDLPSTIVIGNNLVKVFAWYDNEWGYACRLADLTAYVAERM, from the coding sequence ATGGCAGTTAAAGTTGGTATTAATGGGTTTGGGAGAATAGGAAGACAGGTTTTAAAAGCTCTTTTTGAAAGACACGATGGTAAAGTAGAAGTAGTGGCTGTCAATGATATTACCGATACTAAAACTCTTGCTCACTTATTTAAATACGATTCCAACTATGGAGTCTATAAGGGAGAGGTTAAATACACTGATAAGTCTATAATTATCGATGGAAAAGAGATTAGAGTTTTTGCTGAGAAAGACCCTGCTAATTTACCTTGGAAGGATTTAGGAGTGGATATAGTTATTGAGTCTACAGGACTATTTACTGATGCTGAAAAGGCAAAGGTACACATTACTTCTGGTGGGGCAAAGAAGGTTATAATCTCTGCTCCAGCTAAAGGTGAAGATATTACTATCGTTTTGGGTGTTAATGAGGAGAAATATGACCCTGAGAAGCATCATATAATTTCTAATGCATCTTGTACTACAAATAGTTTAGCTCCTGTAGCAAAAGTACTCCTTGATAATTTTGGTATTGAAAAAGGATTAATGACCACTGTCCATTCTTATACTAATGACCAGAGAATTTTAGATCTTCCTCATAAAGATCTAAGAAGAGCAAGAGCTGCTGCTTTAAACATTATCCCCACATCTACTGGTGCAGCAAAAGCTATTGGAAGAGTTATTCCAGAACTTGATGGAAAGATGCATGGTGTAGCATTGAGGGTTCCAACTCCTACCGTATCAGTTACCGACTTAGTATGTATATTACAAAAGAATGTTACTGTTGAGGAAGTTAATGAGGCATTTAAGAAGGCTGCAGAGGGTAGGATGAAGGGAATTCTTGGAGTTACCGAAGAAGAGCTTGTATCTATGGACTTCAAAGGTACCACATATTCTACAGTAGTAGATCTTCCATCCACTATAGTAATTGGAAATAACTTAGTGAAAGTATTTGCCTGGTACGATAACGAATGGGGTTATGCTTGCAGATTAGCTGATTTAACAGCATATGTAGCAGAGAGAATGTAA
- the leuS gene encoding leucine--tRNA ligase yields the protein MKRYNPQEIEPKWQKKWNEDKLYHVTERSDKPKYYTLVMFPYPSGDLHMGHMRNYTIGDVVARYYTMKGYNVLNPMGWDAFGQPAENAAIKHKVHPKEWTYKNIARMKEQLFKMGVVYDWDREVTACAPDYYKWTQWIFLKLYERGLAYRKKAPANWCPTCKTVLANEEVIDGKCWRCKSPVERREFEQWFFKITEYAEDLLKDLDTLEHWPEKVKLMQKNWIGKSEGLEFYFEVEGSDEKIYVYTTRPDTIYGVTFVVLAPEHPLVEKITKPEYLNEVMEYVRQAKNKSELERLTSEKEKTGVFTGSYAIHPLTKQPVPIYVADYVLATYGTGAIMAVPAHDSRDYDFAVKFNLPIIPVITPDPDKLPELPYEEEGVMINSGEYNGMKSSDFWKLIVEKFESLGIGKKKVQYRLRDWLISRQRYWGAPIPIIYCPNCGIVPVPYEDLPVELPELSDFEPTGTGESPLAKVPEFVNTKCPKCGAPARRETDTLATFVDSSWYYFRYTDPHNDKEPFSREKAEYWMPVDQYTGGIEHAVLHLLYSRFITKVLYDAGYSPVREPFKRLFTQGMVYKDGQIMSKSLGNIVSVDYMVENYGADTARLFILFVAPPEVDIEWSDEGVEGANRFLNRFWRLVLDDAEVEPKVDEEQEKLIRRKLHKTIKKVTEDIENFKFNTAIAAIMELTNLLFDHKRNFGRTPAFEEAIKTSILLLSPFVPHITEELWSELGNEYSVHMQKWPSYDPEMIKEEIVTVVIQINGRVRDRIDVNADATQEEVLRLALDRENVKKYLDNKEIKKVVYVPGKILSLYV from the coding sequence ATGAAGAGATATAATCCACAGGAGATAGAACCTAAATGGCAAAAGAAGTGGAATGAGGACAAACTATATCATGTGACAGAGAGGTCTGATAAACCAAAATATTATACCCTTGTCATGTTCCCTTATCCTTCTGGAGATCTCCATATGGGACATATGAGAAATTATACCATTGGAGATGTAGTGGCAAGATATTACACCATGAAGGGTTACAATGTATTAAACCCTATGGGTTGGGATGCCTTTGGTCAGCCTGCTGAGAATGCTGCTATAAAGCATAAGGTTCATCCCAAGGAGTGGACTTATAAAAATATTGCAAGAATGAAGGAACAACTTTTTAAGATGGGCGTAGTCTATGATTGGGATAGGGAAGTAACGGCCTGTGCTCCAGATTATTATAAGTGGACTCAATGGATATTCCTAAAACTTTATGAAAGAGGACTTGCTTATAGAAAAAAGGCTCCTGCTAACTGGTGCCCTACTTGTAAAACGGTACTTGCTAATGAAGAGGTAATAGATGGAAAATGTTGGAGATGTAAGAGTCCTGTTGAGAGAAGAGAGTTTGAACAGTGGTTCTTTAAGATTACAGAGTATGCAGAGGATCTTTTAAAAGATCTCGATACTTTAGAGCACTGGCCTGAAAAAGTGAAACTGATGCAAAAAAATTGGATAGGAAAGTCGGAAGGTCTTGAATTTTATTTTGAAGTTGAGGGTAGTGATGAAAAGATCTATGTTTATACTACAAGGCCTGATACTATTTATGGTGTAACTTTCGTGGTTCTTGCTCCAGAGCATCCCTTGGTGGAGAAGATAACCAAACCAGAATATCTAAATGAAGTAATGGAATATGTAAGGCAGGCTAAAAATAAGAGTGAGCTTGAGAGACTTACGTCTGAAAAAGAGAAAACTGGAGTTTTTACAGGAAGTTATGCTATTCATCCCTTGACAAAACAACCTGTTCCTATATATGTGGCAGATTATGTTCTTGCTACCTATGGTACTGGAGCTATAATGGCTGTTCCTGCTCATGACTCAAGAGATTATGATTTTGCAGTTAAATTTAATCTTCCTATCATACCTGTAATTACTCCTGATCCTGATAAGCTGCCTGAACTTCCCTATGAAGAAGAAGGAGTAATGATAAATTCTGGTGAATACAATGGAATGAAGAGCTCTGATTTTTGGAAATTAATTGTGGAAAAATTTGAGAGTTTAGGAATTGGTAAAAAGAAAGTTCAATATAGGTTGAGGGATTGGCTTATCTCAAGACAGAGATACTGGGGAGCTCCTATTCCTATAATATATTGTCCTAATTGTGGGATTGTGCCAGTACCTTATGAAGATCTTCCTGTGGAGCTTCCTGAACTTTCCGATTTTGAACCTACAGGGACAGGAGAAAGTCCTCTGGCCAAGGTGCCAGAATTTGTAAATACAAAATGTCCTAAGTGTGGTGCTCCTGCAAGGAGAGAAACGGATACTCTTGCTACTTTTGTAGATTCGTCTTGGTATTACTTTAGATATACTGATCCCCATAATGATAAAGAGCCTTTCTCCAGAGAAAAAGCAGAATATTGGATGCCTGTAGATCAATATACAGGTGGAATTGAGCATGCCGTTCTACATCTTTTGTATTCTCGTTTTATAACTAAGGTTTTATATGATGCTGGATATAGTCCAGTAAGAGAGCCCTTTAAGAGGTTGTTTACTCAGGGTATGGTTTACAAAGATGGTCAGATCATGTCTAAGTCGTTAGGAAATATTGTCTCTGTGGATTACATGGTAGAAAACTATGGTGCAGATACAGCAAGACTTTTTATACTTTTTGTGGCACCTCCCGAGGTGGATATTGAATGGAGCGATGAAGGAGTGGAAGGTGCTAATAGATTTTTGAATAGATTCTGGAGGCTTGTATTAGATGATGCTGAGGTAGAACCCAAAGTGGATGAGGAACAAGAGAAATTAATAAGAAGAAAGCTTCATAAAACTATTAAAAAGGTCACTGAGGATATTGAGAATTTCAAATTTAATACAGCAATAGCAGCAATTATGGAACTTACTAATCTTCTGTTTGATCATAAGAGAAACTTTGGAAGAACGCCTGCTTTTGAAGAAGCAATTAAAACTTCTATCCTACTGCTTTCTCCTTTTGTTCCTCATATAACTGAAGAATTGTGGAGCGAGTTAGGTAATGAATATAGTGTACATATGCAGAAATGGCCGTCTTATGACCCCGAGATGATAAAGGAAGAAATTGTCACTGTAGTTATACAAATAAATGGTAGGGTAAGAGATAGAATTGATGTAAATGCTGATGCTACTCAAGAAGAAGTTTTAAGACTTGCCCTTGATAGAGAAAATGTTAAGAAATACTTGGATAATAAGGAAATCAAAAAAGTAGTTTATGTTCCAGGAAAGATATTAAGTTTGTATGTGTAG
- a CDS encoding M1 family aminopeptidase, translating into MKKIILLIFLILVFVSNTIWAESSYKVYAQLSPREKIISGRVEVEYENNTQINLNEIYFYLPMNLYREKNPYLSNVLQDSSYVNGFDPGYTKINRVEDENGKMLEYTLEKGKVLSQNYSLKDNYLKVKLPNPIYPKERFKLIIYFQTKFPEAYFGDMAYANDAFLCRFGWFPYELSYTKDGWDKGGILVSSNFYLELLIPKDYQVALGMDKVQEEVAGDWKRIIGENTSPRRTLPIAISNKYRVYKLLDDKYPGIYIYHYPGREYKARILASYVREIYEYYSKLYGSTDHKRISIVEGQTYGFYGMTSDGLIILGKSVFNSSDLVIPFILERLNEWLLSHEIAHLWWGIGVGIDFDKENWISEGFANYLSITYFERKYGAKGGNLFPDLGDDYFLNFLKESLLGDLNLREVQVELPYLYYLKDGWDEEIIKEYWESNANGYSDKVYNKAYLVLRALSFELGEENFDEYIKSLHGEYKGKVITTDEVKDKLEKYSGKSLGEFFKNWFYSKGKVDYEITNVAISYNNGKYVSKIYIRNNGNISLPVEVKVIAQNGEEKKVIYDGEKGYIEIETENFPERVVLDPDSKIPDANRINNWYPRKIITTSKREVPLDAYVFLYQDLPSLSIDLSTGEVNYVSYSVEFYDPINFHLLFESFYQEGYKGLNFVYQRNLPKDDNFVLQLIAMEPDIFMGKLSFTKNIWRKFDLGISGNYWDKAYTMNFSLSYNELLNNKLYFDFVLTRFTDYYKKALLSQLSLRIGYSNLGFEVYRVDGILSKDFLVFPQSKLNINFEVGYVGGNPLQEEKVNLSDFKSLTSEYYGNVKLASFVNWNIPVAKDLEMKFFNLLILRRLETNVYLEFGGVWEDVNSIDKAGLNLGLGFESVWKFITFLDIPLNLYMGYAFPIWQGTPNPNETGRAYSYLTLGF; encoded by the coding sequence ATGAAAAAGATCATCCTGCTGATTTTTTTAATCTTAGTTTTTGTTTCCAACACCATATGGGCAGAATCAAGCTATAAGGTCTATGCTCAACTTTCTCCAAGGGAAAAGATAATAAGTGGAAGAGTAGAAGTAGAATATGAAAATAATACTCAGATTAATTTAAATGAGATTTACTTTTATCTTCCTATGAACCTTTATAGGGAGAAAAATCCATATCTTAGCAATGTACTACAGGATTCTTCCTATGTAAATGGTTTTGATCCTGGCTATACAAAGATAAATAGAGTGGAAGATGAAAATGGAAAAATGTTAGAATATACCCTTGAGAAAGGGAAAGTATTATCTCAGAATTATTCTTTAAAAGACAATTATTTAAAGGTAAAACTTCCCAATCCTATTTATCCCAAAGAAAGATTTAAACTAATTATATATTTTCAAACAAAGTTTCCTGAAGCCTATTTTGGAGATATGGCATATGCAAATGATGCTTTTTTATGTAGGTTTGGGTGGTTTCCTTATGAGCTTTCTTACACTAAAGATGGATGGGATAAGGGTGGAATTTTAGTTTCAAGCAATTTTTATTTAGAGCTTTTGATACCTAAAGATTACCAAGTAGCTTTGGGAATGGATAAAGTTCAAGAGGAGGTTGCCGGAGACTGGAAGAGAATTATAGGGGAGAATACAAGTCCAAGAAGAACTCTTCCTATAGCTATTAGTAATAAATATAGGGTTTACAAGCTTTTGGATGACAAATACCCAGGGATATACATATATCATTACCCAGGAAGGGAATATAAAGCAAGAATTTTAGCAAGCTATGTTCGAGAGATTTATGAATATTATTCTAAATTATATGGGTCTACAGATCATAAAAGAATAAGCATAGTTGAAGGACAGACTTATGGATTTTACGGTATGACTTCTGATGGTTTAATTATATTAGGAAAAAGTGTATTTAATTCTTCCGATTTGGTTATTCCCTTTATTTTAGAAAGATTAAATGAGTGGTTACTTTCTCATGAGATTGCTCACCTTTGGTGGGGTATAGGCGTAGGTATAGACTTTGATAAAGAAAATTGGATTTCAGAAGGTTTTGCTAATTACCTATCTATCACTTATTTTGAGAGAAAATATGGGGCAAAAGGAGGAAATCTTTTCCCTGATCTTGGAGATGATTATTTCCTAAACTTTTTAAAAGAATCTTTGTTGGGAGACCTGAACTTAAGAGAAGTTCAGGTAGAACTCCCTTATTTATATTATTTAAAGGATGGCTGGGATGAGGAAATAATTAAAGAGTATTGGGAAAGCAATGCTAATGGTTACAGTGATAAAGTATATAATAAGGCTTATTTAGTCTTGAGGGCTTTATCCTTTGAATTAGGTGAAGAGAATTTTGACGAATATATCAAAAGTTTGCATGGTGAATATAAAGGAAAGGTTATTACTACAGATGAAGTTAAGGATAAACTTGAGAAGTATAGTGGGAAGAGTTTAGGAGAATTTTTTAAGAATTGGTTCTATTCTAAAGGGAAGGTAGATTATGAGATTACAAATGTGGCAATTTCTTATAATAATGGAAAGTATGTGAGTAAGATCTATATAAGAAATAATGGCAACATCTCCTTACCTGTAGAGGTAAAAGTGATAGCTCAAAATGGAGAAGAGAAGAAGGTAATATATGATGGAGAAAAAGGATACATAGAAATAGAGACAGAGAACTTTCCCGAAAGAGTAGTGTTAGATCCAGATTCCAAAATACCAGATGCTAATAGGATTAATAACTGGTATCCTAGAAAAATAATCACCACTTCTAAAAGAGAAGTTCCTTTGGATGCTTATGTTTTTCTTTATCAAGATTTGCCATCGTTGAGTATAGATCTTTCTACAGGAGAAGTTAATTATGTTTCTTATTCTGTTGAATTTTATGATCCTATTAATTTCCATCTACTTTTTGAGAGTTTTTATCAAGAAGGATATAAAGGATTGAATTTTGTATATCAACGTAATCTTCCTAAGGATGACAACTTTGTATTGCAGCTTATTGCTATGGAACCTGATATTTTTATGGGGAAACTCTCCTTTACGAAGAATATTTGGAGAAAATTTGATCTTGGTATAAGTGGAAACTATTGGGATAAAGCTTATACAATGAATTTCTCTTTGTCCTATAACGAACTCTTAAATAACAAGCTATATTTCGATTTTGTGCTAACTAGATTTACAGACTATTATAAAAAGGCATTATTAAGTCAACTTTCATTGAGAATTGGATATTCCAATTTAGGTTTTGAGGTATATAGGGTTGATGGAATTTTAAGCAAAGATTTCTTAGTTTTTCCTCAAAGTAAGCTCAATATAAATTTTGAAGTTGGATATGTGGGTGGTAATCCTCTACAAGAGGAAAAGGTTAATCTTTCTGATTTTAAATCTCTAACTTCTGAGTATTATGGAAATGTAAAACTTGCTTCTTTTGTTAATTGGAATATTCCTGTAGCTAAAGATTTGGAAATGAAATTCTTCAATCTGCTCATTTTAAGAAGACTCGAAACAAATGTTTATTTGGAATTTGGAGGAGTATGGGAAGATGTAAATTCTATTGATAAAGCTGGACTAAACTTAGGACTTGGATTTGAAAGTGTTTGGAAATTTATAACCTTTTTAGATATACCTTTAAATCTTTACATGGGATATGCTTTCCCTATATGGCAAGGAACTCCTAATCCTAATGAGACGGGTAGAGCTTATTCTTATCTCACTTTAGGCTTCTAA
- a CDS encoding ABC transporter permease, translated as MKKFTNLLKKEIRELVTWQLIISLAFTLVLFNFLGNITKSEIKKAVQLRDVYVLDLDRSNFSKDLLNNLSFGGFRVNLINKDLQKEDKDTAIDYAKKRGLNFLLIIPNGFGERVSNFESAEVEFYSFIKSFSMGSTAGSAVVNNIIDAINNYVSNNFLKAKFPNLDPENIKKPIKSREFVIIKDKIAEASSAQVMNFVYSQSIFIPIVLMIVIMYASQMVLSAIALEKQDKTLETLLTVPVSRKYIVVAKMAGAGIVGLISAGVYMLGYRSFFSGITGGVDINNLSNEIITKLGLSFNSYGYFLLGLSLFLAILNALALSTILGVLAEDLRSAQSLSFPIIILIMIPYFLSLFTDINSLSLPVKLLVYAIPFSHPFIASSSILLGNYSIVYYGVIYMLAVFIILILVAARIFSTDKVITMKLSFGKKAKGSVSL; from the coding sequence ATGAAGAAGTTTACAAATCTTCTTAAGAAGGAAATTAGGGAGCTTGTTACTTGGCAATTGATAATTTCTCTTGCTTTCACCCTTGTTCTTTTTAACTTTCTCGGGAATATAACCAAAAGTGAGATAAAGAAGGCAGTCCAGCTAAGAGATGTATATGTATTGGATTTAGATAGGAGTAATTTTTCTAAGGATCTTTTAAACAATCTATCTTTTGGGGGATTTAGAGTCAATCTTATAAATAAAGATCTACAAAAAGAAGACAAAGATACTGCTATTGATTATGCTAAAAAGAGAGGGCTAAATTTTCTTTTGATAATTCCAAATGGGTTTGGAGAAAGAGTTTCTAATTTTGAATCTGCCGAAGTTGAGTTTTATTCCTTTATAAAAAGTTTTTCCATGGGGAGTACTGCTGGAAGTGCTGTAGTTAATAACATAATAGATGCTATAAATAACTATGTATCTAATAACTTTTTAAAAGCTAAATTTCCCAACTTAGATCCTGAAAATATTAAAAAGCCCATAAAGAGTAGAGAATTTGTAATTATAAAAGATAAAATAGCAGAGGCCTCTTCTGCCCAAGTGATGAATTTTGTCTATTCTCAATCCATTTTTATCCCAATTGTTCTAATGATAGTTATAATGTATGCGTCCCAAATGGTTCTTTCTGCTATTGCTCTTGAGAAACAAGATAAGACCCTTGAAACTCTCCTTACAGTACCTGTGAGTAGAAAGTATATTGTGGTAGCCAAAATGGCTGGAGCTGGAATAGTAGGATTAATTTCTGCAGGTGTATACATGTTAGGATATAGGTCCTTCTTTTCAGGTATAACAGGAGGTGTAGATATAAATAACTTGAGTAATGAGATTATTACTAAACTTGGGCTCTCCTTTAATTCTTATGGTTATTTCCTTCTTGGATTATCTCTATTTTTAGCTATTCTTAATGCCTTAGCTCTGTCTACAATTCTGGGGGTTTTAGCGGAGGATTTAAGAAGTGCACAAAGTTTATCATTTCCCATTATTATTCTTATAATGATACCTTATTTCCTTTCTCTTTTTACGGATATAAATTCCTTGTCTCTACCTGTGAAGCTCTTGGTTTATGCTATTCCTTTTAGTCATCCTTTTATTGCTTCTTCAAGTATACTTCTTGGAAATTATAGCATAGTATATTATGGAGTAATTTATATGTTAGCAGTGTTCATAATTTTGATTCTTGTTGCTGCAAGAATATTCTCTACCGACAAGGTTATCACAATGAAATTAAGTTTTGGAAAGAAAGCTAAGGGGAGTGTAAGCTTATGA
- a CDS encoding ABC transporter ATP-binding protein produces the protein METILRVDNLRKSYGKIEALKGVSFEVKKGEVFALIGPNGAGKSTTLRIIATLLTSYEGNVLFMGKNLKENPDFVRENISYLPEEAGAYRNMKGIEYLKFMANFYAKKEEDVEIFVERAKEISGLSDRLNDKIGTYSKGMTRKLLLARALMTKPVLAILDEPTSGLDVINALEIREIIREYVKEGTSVLLSSHNMLEIEFLSDRVALIDKGRILEMGTAEELKEKHSAKNLEEVFRRVVQ, from the coding sequence TTGGAGACCATCCTACGTGTTGACAATCTCAGAAAATCTTATGGTAAGATCGAAGCTTTAAAAGGAGTAAGTTTTGAGGTTAAAAAAGGTGAGGTTTTTGCTCTTATAGGTCCTAATGGGGCTGGAAAATCAACTACTTTAAGGATTATTGCTACTCTTCTTACCTCTTATGAGGGTAATGTACTTTTTATGGGAAAGAATCTTAAAGAGAATCCTGATTTTGTACGAGAGAATATTTCCTATCTCCCTGAAGAGGCTGGAGCATATAGAAATATGAAGGGGATTGAATATTTAAAGTTTATGGCAAACTTTTATGCAAAGAAAGAAGAGGATGTAGAGATCTTTGTGGAGAGAGCTAAAGAGATAAGTGGACTTTCTGACAGATTAAATGATAAGATTGGGACTTACAGTAAAGGTATGACGAGAAAGCTTCTCCTTGCAAGGGCTTTGATGACAAAGCCTGTTTTGGCTATTCTTGATGAGCCTACTTCAGGACTTGATGTTATAAATGCCCTTGAGATTAGGGAGATAATTAGGGAGTACGTTAAAGAAGGTACCTCAGTTTTGCTTTCTTCGCACAATATGCTTGAGATTGAATTTTTATCTGATAGGGTTGCATTGATTGATAAGGGTAGGATTCTTGAGATGGGAACAGCGGAGGAGCTAAAGGAAAAACATTCCGCAAAAAATTTAGAAGAAGTATTTAGGAGGGTAGTACAATGA
- a CDS encoding Fur family transcriptional regulator: MKKNLKEKGIRLSKPRLMVLEFFENNPSGHFSINEIYESLKRQNKNISFTSVYRTCKLLERLGYLRAITFEERHIHYECNLKPHFHIQCIYCGKVEEKELDNWNEILKMLPINESGYIITSGNISILGICSECQEKLKKEEDQK; encoded by the coding sequence ATGAAAAAAAATTTAAAAGAAAAAGGAATAAGATTAAGTAAGCCAAGGCTTATGGTCCTTGAATTTTTCGAAAACAATCCCTCAGGACATTTCTCTATAAACGAGATTTATGAGAGTCTAAAAAGACAGAATAAAAACATATCTTTTACATCGGTTTATAGAACTTGTAAACTCCTTGAAAGGCTTGGATATTTGAGAGCTATTACCTTTGAAGAAAGACATATTCATTACGAATGTAACTTAAAGCCTCACTTTCATATTCAATGTATTTATTGCGGGAAAGTAGAAGAGAAAGAACTAGACAATTGGAACGAGATATTAAAGATGCTACCTATAAATGAGAGTGGATATATCATCACCTCCGGCAACATAAGCATTTTAGGAATATGTAGCGAATGTCAGGAAAAACTGAAAAAAGAGGAGGATCAAAAGTGA
- a CDS encoding FeoA family protein has translation MIKKLIEMNKGEKGRVISIHGGRGKILRLAEMGITPGEEIVLIQKSFGPVIIRVKDTNLALGKGLAETILVEVSDNGKN, from the coding sequence GTGATTAAAAAGTTGATAGAAATGAATAAAGGAGAAAAGGGAAGAGTAATCAGCATACACGGAGGAAGGGGTAAAATCTTAAGACTTGCAGAGATGGGAATAACTCCTGGAGAGGAGATAGTTTTAATTCAAAAATCATTTGGTCCTGTAATAATTAGGGTTAAGGACACAAACCTTGCCCTGGGGAAAGGACTTGCTGAAACCATCTTAGTAGAGGTGAGCGATAATGGAAAGAATTAA
- the feoB gene encoding ferrous iron transport protein B yields MERIKIRVALVGNPNVGKSTVFNQLTGLNQHTGNWPGKTVEKKIGYVNKDKYILEITDLPGIYSLTANSLEEVISREFIIKEKPDIVILIVDASGLERNLYLLSQLRELTPNIIIGLNMIDILKMKKYKLDIKKLEERLKIPIIPTIASKGIGLDELVNKVIEVYEEDNLNPIGIHYGDLEEDIKKIEEILPENLEGYPKRWIALKLLENDPIIIDLCKNNLSKEDWEKIKEIFEKNENNPIKVATARYNFIKKVLEGVLEKPEKQAISWTEKLDEYLTHPFWGSIFAILIVTLIFYLSFTLNDLLSEPVDGLLSLIGDKLSSLLFFIPNWWRELLIEGVWQGVATILSFTPLITIFFFFLALMEGSGYLARLAFVSDGLMHKLGLHGKSLIPLVISFGCNVPGVMATRTLEDEKDRILLIILDSFIPCVPRILVASFFLSIFFPRQAFFLLIFLYFISFFSIFINGKILRRRVLKSTFNPLLMELPIYKIPNPKLVLLYLWDKLKHFLERAGTIMALLSGIIWILSHYPTGDIQNSILAQIGKFFSIFMKPMGFNWELTVGLLSGFVAKEAALSTLSAIYGVSSNELGSLLLKIITTKTAFSFVVFQLLYIPCAATVATIYQETKSLKWTIFSMIYSLTYAYIFTFILYQILSILGVV; encoded by the coding sequence ATGGAAAGAATTAAAATACGAGTTGCTCTTGTAGGAAATCCAAATGTAGGAAAGAGTACAGTATTTAATCAGTTGACAGGACTTAATCAACATACGGGAAACTGGCCTGGAAAAACCGTAGAAAAGAAGATTGGATATGTAAATAAAGATAAATATATATTAGAGATTACTGACCTCCCTGGCATATATAGTTTAACTGCAAATAGCTTAGAAGAAGTCATATCAAGAGAATTTATTATAAAAGAAAAGCCTGACATCGTAATACTTATCGTTGATGCTTCAGGTTTAGAAAGAAATCTTTATCTTTTATCACAATTAAGAGAACTTACACCTAATATCATTATAGGTCTTAATATGATTGATATTTTAAAAATGAAAAAATACAAGTTAGATATAAAAAAATTAGAAGAGAGGTTAAAAATTCCTATTATTCCAACGATTGCTTCAAAAGGTATAGGACTTGATGAACTTGTAAATAAAGTTATTGAAGTATATGAGGAAGACAATTTAAACCCTATAGGGATACACTATGGAGACTTAGAAGAGGATATCAAAAAAATTGAGGAAATACTACCCGAAAACCTAGAAGGTTACCCTAAAAGATGGATAGCCCTAAAACTTCTTGAGAATGATCCAATAATAATTGATCTTTGCAAAAACAATCTATCAAAAGAAGATTGGGAAAAAATAAAAGAAATATTCGAGAAAAATGAAAATAATCCCATAAAAGTTGCCACTGCAAGATATAACTTCATTAAAAAAGTATTAGAAGGAGTCTTAGAAAAGCCAGAAAAGCAAGCAATATCTTGGACTGAAAAATTAGATGAATATCTTACTCATCCCTTTTGGGGTAGTATTTTCGCCATATTAATTGTTACGTTGATCTTCTATCTTTCCTTTACTCTAAACGACCTTTTATCAGAGCCTGTTGATGGACTTTTAAGCCTTATTGGAGATAAACTCTCTTCTCTCTTATTCTTTATACCCAATTGGTGGAGAGAATTACTTATAGAGGGAGTATGGCAGGGAGTTGCTACCATTTTATCCTTTACTCCTTTAATTACTATCTTCTTCTTTTTTCTTGCCCTTATGGAAGGTTCAGGATACTTAGCCCGTTTAGCTTTTGTATCCGATGGACTGATGCATAAATTAGGGCTTCATGGAAAATCTTTAATTCCTCTAGTAATAAGTTTTGGCTGTAATGTGCCAGGAGTTATGGCTACAAGAACCTTAGAAGATGAGAAAGATAGAATACTACTAATAATACTTGATTCTTTCATACCATGTGTGCCAAGAATTCTTGTAGCATCCTTTTTCCTAAGCATCTTTTTTCCAAGACAAGCATTTTTCTTACTTATTTTCTTATATTTCATAAGCTTCTTCTCTATATTTATTAATGGAAAAATCCTAAGAAGAAGGGTTTTAAAGAGCACTTTTAATCCTCTACTTATGGAACTTCCTATATATAAAATCCCAAATCCCAAATTAGTCCTACTATATCTCTGGGATAAACTAAAACATTTTTTGGAAAGAGCAGGAACCATAATGGCCTTACTTTCTGGCATCATATGGATCTTGTCTCACTATCCTACAGGAGATATCCAAAATTCTATCTTGGCTCAGATTGGTAAATTCTTTTCTATATTTATGAAACCGATGGGATTCAACTGGGAGCTTACTGTAGGACTACTGTCTGGCTTTGTAGCAAAAGAAGCAGCCCTCTCTACCTTAAGCGCTATTTATGGAGTAAGCAGTAATGAACTTGGATCCCTCCTACTTAAAATCATTACTACAAAAACAGCCTTTAGCTTTGTAGTTTTTCAACTTCTATACATTCCATGCGCCGCTACAGTAGCAACCATATATCAAGAAACTAAATCTCTCAAATGGACTATTTTCTCCATGATTTACTCTCTAACCTATGCGTATATTTTTACCTTTATCCTTTATCAAATTTTATCTATTTTAGGAGTAGTTTAA